From Corynebacterium faecale, one genomic window encodes:
- the cydC gene encoding thiol reductant ABC exporter subunit CydC — protein sequence MLRLAGVRYREVVAGIAAGSITLISALTLTIVSGWLITKAWQMPPVLDLSVAVTAVRGLGISRAVFRYVDRLLSHRIALRALTTLRSRVFDALAFDHTGTGRGHLFTRGDGLVRLVADTERITDVIVRSVVPGGVALVLTVFAVAGATWLHPAAGLVLTLGFMVTGLITPWLAVRAARRSRRVFAEDNLDVALDELLDHRVEFAAAGLGAKREEWALTASRRSSDATVAAEKPLATSQVLITWSTGLAAALTVVVGALTYTGDPTWLGMMVLLPLAAFESHAQLSEAAIHADEASRSAHRLTDLVKESDTTSATDGGEATAWELDGCHLKATDLRCRFGDTTWQVDLPPGERMVIRGPSGCGKTTLLQTLGGLVPPRSGSVTLGGQRVPEIDPAALRKTVRVHAEDEWLFSTTIRQNLLVANPAASDGELWEVLHAVGLDDWLRETVGPVTDPLDLLLADGAGSLSSGQRRRLLLARALCSTAPVLLLDEPTEHIDAADADDLLDTLLAKPLPGPRTRRSVIVVTHRSDKQDGGNTEVGEVDIRRYADPVTEHP from the coding sequence ATGCTGCGCCTGGCCGGCGTGCGCTACCGCGAGGTCGTCGCGGGTATCGCTGCCGGTTCCATCACGCTGATCTCTGCGTTGACCCTGACGATCGTTTCCGGTTGGTTAATCACCAAGGCTTGGCAGATGCCACCGGTGCTGGACCTCTCGGTCGCGGTCACCGCGGTGCGCGGCCTGGGCATCTCCCGGGCAGTATTCCGCTACGTGGACCGGCTGCTCAGCCACCGCATCGCGCTGCGGGCCCTGACCACATTGCGGTCACGGGTCTTCGACGCGCTGGCTTTTGACCACACCGGCACCGGCCGAGGACACCTCTTCACCCGCGGTGACGGGCTGGTGCGCCTGGTCGCCGACACCGAACGCATCACTGACGTCATCGTCCGTTCTGTCGTCCCCGGTGGGGTGGCATTGGTGCTCACCGTGTTCGCGGTGGCCGGCGCTACCTGGCTGCACCCGGCAGCGGGCCTGGTCCTGACTCTCGGCTTCATGGTCACCGGCCTTATCACCCCGTGGCTGGCGGTGCGGGCGGCCAGACGTTCACGCCGAGTGTTCGCCGAGGACAACCTCGACGTGGCCCTGGATGAACTGCTGGACCACCGCGTCGAGTTCGCCGCCGCCGGCCTGGGGGCGAAACGCGAGGAGTGGGCCCTCACGGCGTCGCGACGCAGCAGCGACGCCACCGTCGCCGCCGAGAAACCGCTGGCCACCTCACAGGTCTTGATCACCTGGTCCACCGGTCTGGCGGCGGCGCTGACCGTGGTCGTTGGCGCGCTGACCTACACCGGGGACCCCACCTGGCTGGGCATGATGGTGCTGCTGCCGCTGGCCGCCTTCGAGTCTCACGCCCAGCTCTCAGAAGCTGCGATCCACGCCGACGAGGCCTCCCGCAGCGCCCACCGACTCACCGACCTGGTCAAAGAATCCGACACCACTTCGGCGACGGACGGCGGGGAGGCGACGGCGTGGGAGCTCGATGGCTGTCACCTTAAAGCCACCGACCTACGTTGCCGCTTCGGCGATACCACCTGGCAGGTGGATCTGCCACCCGGTGAGCGCATGGTCATTCGCGGCCCCAGCGGTTGCGGCAAGACCACACTGCTGCAGACCCTGGGTGGCCTGGTGCCACCACGCAGCGGTTCTGTCACGCTGGGAGGGCAACGTGTGCCGGAGATCGACCCGGCCGCGTTGCGGAAGACCGTCCGCGTGCACGCGGAGGACGAATGGCTCTTCTCCACCACTATCCGACAGAACCTCCTCGTGGCCAACCCGGCCGCCAGTGACGGGGAACTATGGGAGGTCCTGCATGCGGTGGGGTTAGATGACTGGCTGCGGGAGACTGTGGGACCGGTCACCGACCCGCTGGACCTGCTGCTTGCCGACGGCGCGGGTTCCCTGTCGAGCGGGCAGCGCCGCCGTCTGCTGCTGGCCAGGGCGCTATGTTCCACCGCGCCGGTGCTGCTGTTAGATGAGCCGACCGAACACATTGACGCGGCAGATGCCGACGACCTGCTGGACACCCTCCTGGCCAAGCCGCTACCCGGACCGCGGACCCGACGCAGCGTCATCGTGGTCACCCACCGGTCGGATAAGCAGGACGGCGGGAACACTGAAGTCGGAGAAGTAGACATCCGCCGCTACGCCGACCCGGTGACGGAGCACCCCTAA
- a CDS encoding IS1634 family transposase, with product MSPYIRTVTTASGATAVQVVYSQHRGSKKLEHIGSAHTDDELAMLKAQAQRLLDGDQMTLDLGVDTTAAATGTQEAPVPVTAERAGYLIDAITTAYQVLGFDQATNNDQVFVDLVTARIVQPGSKLDSVETLADIGVASASYATIKRRLPRYATTDFRDQITRACATHAGIGPGVLVLYDVTTLYFETDEADEFRKPGFSKERRLEPQITVGLLSDQSGFPLAVGAFEGNMAETRTMLPMIRRFQDSFDADDITVVADAGMFSAGNKKAIVDAGLHYIIGTKFRQLPAPIAQWRKEHPGQDYTHGQIWQSGSRADQGASDGVVGEVTYYQYSWDRARRTLKGIDEQVAKAEKAVAGKIAVKRNRFVDLKSPNKQVNWALVNKNRALAGIKGYETSRIDLGPEEVIGAYRQLLKIEKTFRMSKSDLKARPIYHHKRESIDAHLAVVMAAMAVGHLLEQRSGLSLKRLVRTLRKYRTFELQVAGQTVHAASPLPVPVQELIDRIQSG from the coding sequence GTGAGCCCCTACATCCGGACCGTCACCACCGCCTCCGGTGCCACCGCGGTACAGGTCGTGTACTCGCAACACCGCGGATCGAAAAAGCTCGAACACATCGGCTCGGCACATACCGACGATGAACTGGCGATGCTCAAAGCCCAGGCCCAACGCCTCCTCGACGGCGATCAGATGACACTTGATCTGGGTGTCGACACCACCGCGGCGGCGACCGGCACCCAGGAGGCCCCAGTCCCGGTGACCGCTGAACGCGCCGGTTACCTCATCGATGCGATCACCACCGCCTACCAAGTCTTGGGTTTCGACCAGGCCACCAACAACGACCAGGTCTTCGTCGACCTGGTCACCGCGAGGATCGTGCAACCGGGATCGAAACTGGACTCGGTGGAAACACTGGCCGACATCGGCGTGGCCAGCGCCAGCTACGCCACGATCAAACGACGACTACCCCGCTATGCCACCACCGATTTCCGGGATCAGATCACCCGGGCGTGTGCCACCCATGCCGGGATCGGCCCCGGGGTGCTGGTCCTCTACGACGTGACGACCCTGTACTTCGAAACCGACGAAGCCGACGAATTCCGCAAACCCGGGTTTTCCAAGGAGCGACGCCTGGAACCACAGATCACCGTCGGCCTGCTGTCGGATCAGTCAGGATTTCCGCTCGCGGTCGGGGCGTTCGAGGGAAACATGGCCGAAACCCGCACGATGCTGCCGATGATCCGGCGCTTCCAGGACTCCTTCGACGCCGACGACATCACTGTCGTGGCGGACGCCGGCATGTTTTCCGCTGGCAACAAGAAGGCCATCGTCGACGCCGGGTTGCACTACATCATCGGCACGAAGTTTCGTCAGCTGCCGGCCCCGATCGCGCAGTGGCGCAAGGAGCATCCGGGCCAGGACTACACCCACGGCCAGATCTGGCAGTCCGGCAGCCGTGCCGACCAGGGAGCCTCAGACGGTGTGGTCGGGGAGGTGACCTACTACCAGTACTCCTGGGATAGGGCACGGCGCACCCTCAAAGGCATTGACGAGCAGGTGGCCAAGGCTGAGAAGGCGGTGGCCGGCAAGATCGCGGTCAAGCGTAATCGCTTCGTGGATCTGAAGTCACCGAACAAGCAGGTCAACTGGGCGTTGGTGAACAAGAACAGGGCCCTGGCCGGGATCAAGGGCTACGAAACCTCCCGAATCGACTTGGGGCCCGAGGAGGTGATCGGGGCGTATCGGCAGCTGCTCAAGATTGAGAAGACGTTCCGGATGTCGAAGTCAGATCTCAAAGCGCGGCCGATTTATCACCACAAGCGTGAATCGATTGACGCGCATCTGGCGGTGGTGATGGCCGCGATGGCTGTGGGCCACCTGCTGGAACAGCGGTCAGGGTTGTCTCTCAAGCGTCTGGTTCGTACGTTGCGCAAGTATCGGACCTTCGAGCTTCAGGTCGCCGGCCAAACCGTGCATGCTGCGTCACCGCTGCCGGTTCCGGTCCAGGAGCTCATCGACCGGATCCAGTCAGGGTGA
- a CDS encoding TetR/AcrR family transcriptional regulator — protein MTRPSKRTNILDAALRVAERDGVTGITLDAVAQEAGLTKAGLMYYFPSREALLWGIQEHLIVFWEGAMEAAAGKTAAEATPEERLAAYARVATESAGSAELALILEFSKHAGLAAQWDGVVARWTPTAEEAATDPRAFAMFIARLAADGLWSFESMYDTRLNPQFRSAVAEAIAAMIPATTSP, from the coding sequence GTGACGCGACCTAGCAAGCGCACCAACATCCTTGACGCCGCGCTGCGCGTCGCGGAGCGTGACGGGGTGACCGGGATCACCCTGGATGCTGTCGCGCAGGAGGCCGGGCTGACCAAGGCCGGGCTCATGTATTACTTCCCGAGCCGGGAGGCCCTGCTGTGGGGCATCCAAGAGCACTTGATCGTGTTCTGGGAGGGAGCGATGGAGGCAGCCGCCGGCAAGACGGCCGCGGAGGCGACGCCGGAGGAACGGTTGGCCGCGTACGCGCGGGTGGCGACCGAGTCGGCCGGTAGCGCCGAGCTGGCCCTGATTCTCGAGTTCTCCAAGCACGCCGGCCTCGCCGCGCAGTGGGATGGCGTCGTGGCGCGGTGGACGCCCACCGCAGAGGAGGCAGCGACCGACCCGCGTGCGTTCGCGATGTTCATCGCCCGGCTCGCCGCGGACGGGCTGTGGAGCTTCGAGTCGATGTACGACACCCGCCTGAACCCCCAGTTCCGGAGCGCCGTGGCCGAGGCCATCGCCGCCATGATCCCCGCGACCACCTCGCCCTGA
- a CDS encoding DMT family transporter, with amino-acid sequence MKKWILLACAILSEVTGSLSLKAALGHPGWYALVVAGFFCAFMFLALVLRERVPLGVAYGIWGASGVALTAILSTLIYGEPLTPIMVGGIVLIILGVLTIELGSQRAARQRQAAS; translated from the coding sequence ATGAAGAAGTGGATACTCCTCGCCTGCGCGATCCTCAGTGAGGTCACCGGGTCGCTCTCCCTCAAAGCCGCGCTCGGTCATCCGGGCTGGTATGCGCTCGTGGTCGCCGGTTTCTTCTGCGCGTTCATGTTCCTCGCGCTCGTCCTGCGCGAGCGCGTGCCGCTCGGCGTCGCCTACGGCATCTGGGGAGCCTCCGGCGTCGCCCTCACCGCGATCCTGTCCACCCTGATCTACGGTGAACCGCTCACCCCGATCATGGTCGGCGGGATCGTGCTCATCATCCTCGGCGTGCTGACTATCGAACTCGGCTCCCAACGCGCCGCCCGCCAGAGGCAGGCGGCGAGCTGA
- a CDS encoding DMT family transporter — MAWLFLAGAIGFEVAATLSLRMATHGRKLWFVAVIAGYIVAFTMLALALDAGMALGVGYGIWAACGVALTAILSKLLFDEPFSWIMAAGIALVVGGVLLVELGAAH; from the coding sequence ATGGCCTGGCTGTTCCTCGCCGGCGCGATCGGCTTCGAGGTCGCCGCGACCCTCTCCCTGCGCATGGCCACCCACGGCCGCAAGCTCTGGTTCGTCGCGGTCATCGCCGGCTACATCGTCGCGTTCACCATGCTGGCACTCGCCCTCGACGCGGGGATGGCCCTCGGCGTCGGCTACGGCATCTGGGCCGCCTGCGGCGTCGCCCTCACCGCCATCCTCTCCAAGCTCCTCTTCGACGAGCCGTTTTCGTGGATCATGGCCGCCGGCATCGCCCTTGTCGTCGGCGGCGTCCTCCTCGTCGAACTCGGCGCCGCGCACTGA